In Mongoliitalea daihaiensis, one DNA window encodes the following:
- a CDS encoding helix-turn-helix domain-containing protein, translated as MDIKEAYGKKVKAVRKSQNVSQEKLAELAELDRTYISDIENGKRNVSIETVLKIAKALDKPMVSFFEF; from the coding sequence ATGGATATCAAAGAAGCTTATGGGAAAAAAGTAAAGGCCGTTAGAAAAAGTCAGAATGTATCTCAGGAAAAGCTTGCTGAGCTGGCTGAGTTGGACCGAACCTACATTTCTGATATTGAAAATGGTAAGAGGAATGTTTCAATAGAAACTGTCTTAAAAATCGCTAAGGCGCTAGATAAGCCAATGGTTAGTTTTTTTGAGTTTTAA
- a CDS encoding ferritin family protein produces the protein MQNLTFFTPRRVPEHLRQKLISNEYFVHKDWGLPKLHYHEYHSEIDHDYHEFESFEWMGKGFTDSRNMEEFLKGIEKGCEF, from the coding sequence TTGCAAAACCTAACTTTTTTTACTCCTCGAAGAGTACCAGAGCATTTAAGGCAAAAATTGATTTCTAATGAGTATTTTGTTCATAAGGATTGGGGATTGCCAAAGTTACACTATCATGAATACCACTCTGAAATTGATCATGACTATCATGAATTTGAGTCTTTTGAATGGATGGGAAAGGGATTTACTGACAGTCGAAATATGGAAGAGTTTCTTAAAGGAATAGAGAAAGGCTGTGAATTTTGA